A genomic region of Miscanthus floridulus cultivar M001 chromosome 3, ASM1932011v1, whole genome shotgun sequence contains the following coding sequences:
- the LOC136546494 gene encoding bZIP transcription factor TGA10-like isoform X2 produces MHVEPSPKGEISLVLSPAPVGSKEPARSPDHHHHHHQHQQAAMEELEGSRRQQQEHHHLQHQPFAAAAEPAAPGGMIKDVKPLAKKDHRRGTSTSERDPKTLRRLAQNREAARKSRLRKKAYIQQLESSRIRLAQLQQELHTARAQGVFFPNSGILADQGVAGKGVPIGGIDGLSSEAAIFDVEYGRWQEEHYRLMYELRAALQQHLPEGELQMYVESCLAHHDEMVGIKEGAIKGDVFHLISGVWRSPAERCFLWLGGFRPSEVIKMLLSHVEPLTEQQIVGVYGLQQSALETEEALSQGLEALYQSLSDTVVSDALSCPSNVANYMGQMAAAMNKLSTLEGFVRQAENLRQQTLHRLHQILTTWQMARSLLAVSDYFHRLRTLSSLWVTRPRAPQEQQQGHS; encoded by the exons ATGCATGTGGAGCCGTCGCCGAAG GGGGAGATTAGTTTAGTCCTGTCCCCGGCGCCGGTGGGATCCAAGGAGCCTGCTAGGTCACCggaccatcatcatcaccatcaccaGCACCAGCAGGCGGCCATGGAGGAGTTGGAGGGGAGCAGGAGGCAGCAGCAGGAGCATCACCACCTGCAGCACCAACCCTTCGCTGCCGCTGCTGAGCCGGCAGCACCCGGCGGGATGATCAAAGATGTCAAGCCACTGGCCAAG AAGGATCACAGGAGAGGCACATCGACCAGTGAACGCGACCCAAAA ACACTGAGAAGGCTGGCCCAGAACAGGGAGGCTGCAAGGAAAAGCAGGCTAAGGAAGAAG GCTTACATCCAGCAACTGGAGTCCAGCAGGATCAGGCTAGCTCAGCTCCAACAAGAACTGCACACTGCAAGAGCTCAG GGAGTTTTCTTCCCCAACAGCGGCATCCTCGCTGACCAAGGTGTCGCCGGCAAAGGCGTCCCCATCGGCGGCATCGACGGCCTCAGCTCAG AGGCGGCGATATTCGACGTGGAGTACGGGCGGTGGCAGGAGGAGCACTACCGGCTGATGTACGAGCTGCGGGCAGCGCTGCAGCAGCACCTGCCGGAGGGGGAGCTGCAGATGTACGTGGAGAGCTGCCTGGCGCACCACGACGAGATGGTGGGCATCAAGGAGGGCGCCATCAAGGGCgacgtcttccacctcatctccGGCGTCTGGAGGAGCCCCGCCGAGCGCTGCTTCCTGTGGCTCGGCGGATTCCGCCCCTCCGAGGTCATCAAG ATGCTGCTGAGCCACGTGGAGCCCCTGACGGAGCAGCAGATCGTGGGCGTGTACGGGCTGCAGCAGTCGGCGCTGGAGACGGAGGAGGCGCTGAGCCAGGGCCTGGAGGCGCTCTACCAGTCGCTGTCCGACACCGTCGTCTCCGACGCGCTCAGCTGCCCCTCCAACGTCGCCAACTACATGGGCCAGATGGCCGCCGCCATGAACAAGCTCTCCACGCTCGAGGGCTTCGTCAGACAA GCTGAGAACCTTCGGCAGCAGACGCTGCACCGGCTGCACCAAATCCTAACGACGTGGCAGATGGCGCGGTCGCTGCTGGCCGTGTCGGACTACTTCCACCGCCTCCGCACGCTGAGCTCGCTCTGGGTCACACGCCCCAGGGCGccgcaggagcagcagcagggccaCAGCTAG